One Drosophila subobscura isolate 14011-0131.10 chromosome U, UCBerk_Dsub_1.0, whole genome shotgun sequence DNA window includes the following coding sequences:
- the LOC117901312 gene encoding ADP-ribose glycohydrolase OARD1-like, whose protein sequence is SLAHCVGADLAMGAGIAVKFKEVYGKVDELRAQKAASGDVAVLKDNDRYIYYLVTKPQSWGKPTYESLQSSLEQMREHMRKNIVKQLAIPRIGCGIDGLEWDKVNGVLAYVFGQEQLEIVVYNFVPPPIRELAALVH, encoded by the exons tcgctggcccattgcgtgggcgctgacttggccatgggcgcaggcatagctgtgaagttcaaggaggtctacggcaaggtcgatgagctgcgtgcccagaaggcggccagcggtgatgtggctgtgctcaaggataatgatcgctacatttactatctggtgacgaagccacaaagctggggaaaaccaacatacgagtcgctgcagtcatctctggagcagatgcgcgaacacatg CGCAAGAACATCGTTaagcagctggccataccGCGCATCGGTTGCGGTATTGATGGCTTGGAATGGGACAAAGTCAACGGCGTTCTGGCGTACGTgttcgggcaggagcagctggagattgtcgtctacaactttgtgcctccaccaa TTCGAGAGTTGGCCGCTCTGgtccactga
- the LOC117900293 gene encoding D-aspartate oxidase, which translates to MPNVAVIGAGVNGVASAIKILEHYQREGNPGFPGSRVTIISEQFSPNTTGDGSAGLWGPYLLGGTEQSKVYKWSKSMHKFLEQIWLSEDAGEAGVCLLPCIRLSTSTVNTVEDFWRDIVYGAVDLTAEQLAVHNRGRSVKFTSGLSFVTYTSEPIKLLPYLMKRFARNGGAVVQQKVTDLERFITESPYDVVVNCSGLGSRELLSDDQMYAVRGQVSRVKASWMFTAILDESDDGNYIIPNTESVVLGGTHQERDYNIKVCEKDKRLIVDGCQRFVPGLCHTKPLFDWVGLRPGRGKLRLEAERRGQKLLIHNYGHGGSGVTLCWGCADDVLDLLLAAKHISKL; encoded by the exons ATGCCAAACGTCGCTGTAATCGGTGCTGGTGTCAATGGTGTGGCCAGTGCCATAAAGATCTTGGAGCACTACCAGAGGGAGGGTAATCCAGGTTTTCCTGGATCCCGGGTAACAATTATCTCGGAGCAGTTCTCGCCAAACACCACAGGAGATGGCTCGGCGGGACTCTGGGGTCCCTATCTGCTGGGCGGCACAGAACAATCGAAAGTCTA CAAATGGTCGAAGAGTATGCATAAGTTTCTGGAGCAGATCTGGCTAAGCGAGGATGCCGGCGAGGctggtgtgtgtctgctgcccTGCATCCGTCTGAGCACTTCCACAGTGAATACCGTCGAGGATTTCTGGCGTGACATTGTCTACGGAGCTGTGGATCTCACAGCAGAACAGCTGGCAGTCCACAATCGAGGAAGATCGGTGAAGTTTAC TTCTGGTTTATCCTTTGTCACATACACCTCGGAGCCCATCAAACTGCTGCCGTATCTCATGAAGCGTTTCGCTCGCAATGGAGGTGCAGTTGTGCAGCAAAAGGTCACAGATCTGGAGAGATTTATCACGGAGTCCCCATACGATGTGGTTGTCAATTGTTCGGGTCTGGGCTCCCGCGAACTGCTGAGCGATGATCAGATGTATGCGGTGCGTGGTCAAGTCTCTCGCGTAAAGGCCAGTTGGATGTTCACGGCCATACTGGATGAGAGCGATGATGGCAACTACATAATACCCAA CACCGAGAGTGTCGTGCTGGGCGGCACCCACCAGGAGCGTGACTACAACATAAAAGTCTGCGAGAAGGACAAGCGGCTCATTGTGGATGGTTGTCAGCGGTTTGTGCCGGGCCTGTGCCACACCAAGCCCCTTTTCGATTGGGTTGGCCTGCGGCCAGGACGTGGCAAACTCCGTCTGGAAGCCGAGCGTCGTGGCCAGAAGCTGCTCATCCACAACTATGGCCACGGCGGCAGTGGGGTAACCCTGTGCTGGGGCTGTGCCG